One genomic region from Streptomyces sp. NBC_00582 encodes:
- a CDS encoding sel1 repeat family protein: MDVMGDKATLFETGRFVQPSGEEATPDESRDKTADAVETVETDETVETEEAAETGVTVETGEAVAEMRLRLAAAAGDAEATSVLGAMLLRRGDLDGAEPHLRAATAAGDRAAANNLGVLLHQRGYADEAAGWWRVAAVAGSAAAAHALGRHCRECGDEPAAEYWLRQSAEQGHALGAYALADLLEHRGDGGAERWMRAAAERGHREAAYRLARALDRRDPQDSDGDGDDVGSVPAEAEQWYRQAAARGHRRAALHLGAILERKGELKEAGRWYLTSAKDGEARAACALGFLLRDAGDTENAAIWWLRAAQDGDGNAANALGALHAERGQTQTAERWYRAAMDAGDDNGAYNLGLLCAEQGRTAQAEQWYRRAAYAGHREAANALAVLLLQVGDTAGAEPWFSKAAEAGSVDAAFNLGILFAGRGEDVVALRWYERAAAAGHTEAALQVGIARLREGDEQEAERHLRCAAGGGSAEAAYRLAAALDARRPPQPAHELGEIAHEKTECEEWYERAAQQGHRRAQVRVGMLAAARGDVCEAARWYREAAEAGSRNGAFNLGLLLAREGSEPEAVVWWTRAADDGHGRAALRLALVYARRGELAEGQRWADRAVSLGPGEVAQRAARLRDALRQELSA; encoded by the coding sequence ATGGACGTTATGGGGGACAAGGCAACTCTGTTCGAGACAGGGCGGTTTGTGCAGCCTTCCGGTGAGGAAGCGACCCCGGACGAGAGCCGGGACAAGACGGCGGACGCCGTCGAGACGGTAGAGACGGACGAGACGGTAGAGACAGAAGAAGCGGCCGAGACGGGGGTGACGGTCGAAACGGGGGAGGCCGTCGCGGAGATGCGGCTACGGCTCGCCGCGGCAGCCGGCGACGCCGAGGCGACCAGTGTCCTCGGCGCCATGCTGCTGCGCCGCGGCGACCTGGACGGCGCGGAACCCCATCTGCGCGCCGCCACCGCGGCCGGCGACCGTGCCGCCGCCAACAACCTGGGCGTCCTGCTGCACCAGCGCGGGTACGCCGACGAGGCCGCCGGCTGGTGGCGGGTCGCCGCCGTCGCCGGCTCCGCCGCGGCCGCGCACGCGCTCGGGCGCCACTGCCGCGAGTGCGGCGACGAACCCGCCGCGGAGTACTGGCTGCGCCAGTCCGCCGAGCAGGGGCACGCCCTCGGCGCGTACGCCCTCGCCGACCTGCTGGAACACCGCGGGGACGGCGGAGCCGAGCGGTGGATGCGGGCCGCCGCCGAGCGCGGGCACCGGGAGGCCGCGTACCGGCTGGCGCGGGCACTGGACCGCAGGGATCCGCAGGACTCCGACGGCGACGGCGACGACGTCGGCTCCGTACCGGCGGAGGCCGAGCAGTGGTACCGGCAGGCCGCCGCGCGCGGTCACCGCAGGGCCGCCCTGCACCTCGGGGCCATCCTGGAGCGCAAGGGCGAGCTGAAGGAGGCCGGCCGCTGGTACCTCACGTCCGCCAAGGACGGCGAGGCGAGGGCCGCCTGCGCGCTCGGGTTCCTGCTGCGGGACGCCGGCGACACCGAGAACGCCGCGATCTGGTGGCTGCGCGCCGCCCAGGACGGCGACGGCAACGCCGCCAACGCGCTGGGCGCGCTGCACGCCGAGCGGGGCCAGACCCAGACCGCCGAGCGCTGGTACCGGGCCGCCATGGACGCCGGCGACGACAACGGCGCCTACAACCTCGGGCTGCTCTGCGCCGAGCAGGGCCGCACCGCGCAGGCCGAACAGTGGTACCGGCGCGCGGCCTACGCCGGTCACCGGGAGGCCGCCAACGCCCTGGCCGTCCTGCTGCTCCAGGTCGGGGACACGGCCGGCGCGGAGCCCTGGTTCTCCAAGGCGGCGGAGGCGGGCAGCGTCGACGCCGCGTTCAACCTCGGGATCCTCTTCGCGGGGCGGGGCGAGGACGTCGTGGCGCTGCGGTGGTACGAGCGGGCGGCCGCCGCCGGGCACACCGAGGCGGCGCTCCAGGTCGGCATCGCCCGGCTGCGCGAGGGCGACGAGCAGGAGGCCGAACGGCATCTGCGGTGCGCCGCGGGCGGCGGCAGCGCGGAGGCGGCCTACCGGCTGGCGGCCGCGCTGGACGCGCGTCGGCCGCCGCAGCCGGCGCACGAGCTCGGCGAGATCGCGCACGAGAAGACCGAGTGCGAGGAGTGGTACGAGCGGGCCGCCCAGCAGGGGCACAGGCGCGCCCAGGTGCGGGTGGGGATGCTGGCTGCGGCCCGCGGGGACGTGTGCGAGGCGGCGCGGTGGTACCGGGAGGCCGCCGAGGCCGGGTCGCGCAACGGGGCCTTCAACCTGGGGCTGCTGCTCGCGCGCGAGGGGAGCGAGCCGGAGGCGGTGGTGTGGTGGACGCGGGCCGCCGACGACGGGCACGGTCGGGCGGCGTTGCGGCTCGCCCTGGTCTACGCGCGTCGGGGGGAGCTCGCGGAGGGGCAGCGGTGGGCCGACCGGGCGGTGTCGCTGGGGCCGGGGGAGGTCGCGCAGCGGGCTGCGCGGTTGCGGGACGCGTTGCGGCAGGAGCTGTCGGCCTGA
- a CDS encoding YlbL family protein has protein sequence MPRRTATMLASTLMLIALLCAGVLIPVPYSEMSPGPTVNTLGEHDGEPVLQIAGRKTYATSGHLNMTTVRVTSADYRMNLVEAVYGWLAHDNKVVPHDTLYPDGKTEEESTQENAEEFSQSQESAKVAALEELDIPVQSWVIVSTVVKDSPAEGNLHAGDVIKAVDGTAVKEPGDVAKLVTQHKPGQKVVFTIVPAKEQAAAEKANKTATKTQDVTIKTATSDDSGEKRAIVGISAGTDHTFPFSIDIKLADVGGPSAGLMFALGIYDKLTPGSLTGGKFVAGTGTIDDEGKVGPIGGIEMKTVGARSQGAQYFLTPADNCSAAAKDTPSGLRLVKVDTIDDALTALKDIRSGDTADLPKCTK, from the coding sequence ATGCCACGCCGCACCGCGACGATGCTCGCCTCCACCCTGATGCTGATCGCGCTCCTGTGCGCCGGGGTGCTCATCCCCGTGCCGTACTCGGAGATGTCCCCGGGGCCGACGGTGAACACGCTCGGTGAGCACGACGGCGAGCCGGTCCTGCAGATCGCGGGCAGGAAGACGTACGCGACCAGCGGCCACCTGAACATGACCACCGTGCGGGTGACCAGCGCCGACTACCGGATGAACCTCGTCGAGGCGGTCTACGGCTGGCTGGCGCACGACAACAAGGTCGTGCCGCACGACACGCTCTACCCGGACGGCAAGACCGAGGAGGAGTCCACCCAGGAGAACGCCGAGGAGTTCAGCCAGTCCCAGGAGAGCGCCAAGGTCGCCGCCCTGGAGGAGCTGGACATCCCGGTGCAGTCCTGGGTGATCGTCTCCACGGTGGTCAAGGACTCCCCGGCCGAGGGCAACCTGCACGCCGGGGACGTGATCAAGGCCGTGGACGGGACCGCGGTGAAGGAGCCGGGGGACGTCGCGAAGCTGGTCACTCAGCACAAGCCCGGCCAGAAGGTCGTCTTCACCATCGTCCCGGCGAAGGAGCAGGCCGCGGCCGAGAAGGCGAACAAGACCGCGACGAAGACACAGGACGTCACGATCAAGACCGCGACCTCCGACGACAGCGGTGAGAAGCGGGCGATCGTCGGGATCTCGGCCGGGACCGACCACACGTTCCCGTTCTCGATCGACATCAAGCTCGCCGACGTCGGCGGTCCCAGCGCCGGCCTGATGTTCGCCCTCGGGATCTACGACAAGCTGACGCCCGGCAGCCTCACCGGCGGCAAGTTCGTCGCCGGCACCGGGACCATCGACGACGAGGGCAAGGTCGGGCCGATCGGCGGCATCGAGATGAAGACCGTGGGCGCGCGCAGCCAGGGCGCCCAGTACTTCCTCACCCCGGCCGACAACTGCTCGGCCGCCGCCAAGGACACCCCCTCGGGGCTCAGGCTCGTCAAGGTCGACACCATCGACGACGCCCTCACCGCCCTCAAGGACATCCGCAGCGGCGACACCGCCGACCTGCCGAAGTGCACCAAGTGA
- a CDS encoding SDR family oxidoreductase has protein sequence MSSPDPQVRAARNPSPGGSRGPVVAVTGAATGIGALLTERLAASDEIKQVVAIDERRGECDAAQWHILDVRDPAIADKLRGADVVVHLALDLDLGSDAAARTAYNVRGTQTVLTASAAAGVRRVVLCTSSMVYGALPDNELPLSEDAELRATAEATGVGDLLEIERLARRAPRAHPGLNVTVVRPAVLVGGTDTALTRYFESPRLLVVAGSRPAWQFCHVEDLCGALEYAVLEKVDGELAVGCDGWLEQEEVEELSGIRRMELPSAVALGAAARLHRIGLTPSPAGDLAYTMYPWVVSGSRLHDAGWRAQWTNEEVLAELLEEVAGRHTVAGRRLGRKDATAAGAAGATVALLGAAAVVRRARKARRGR, from the coding sequence GTGAGTTCCCCAGATCCGCAGGTTCGCGCAGCGCGAAACCCCTCCCCGGGTGGTTCGCGTGGGCCCGTCGTCGCCGTGACCGGCGCAGCCACCGGGATCGGCGCGCTGCTCACCGAGCGGCTCGCCGCGTCGGACGAGATCAAGCAGGTCGTCGCCATCGACGAGCGACGGGGCGAGTGCGACGCGGCACAGTGGCACATCCTCGACGTCCGTGACCCGGCGATCGCCGACAAGCTGCGCGGCGCGGACGTCGTGGTCCACCTCGCGCTCGATCTCGACCTGGGGAGTGACGCCGCCGCCCGGACGGCCTACAACGTGCGGGGCACTCAGACCGTGCTGACCGCCTCCGCGGCGGCCGGTGTACGGCGTGTCGTGCTGTGCACCTCCTCGATGGTCTACGGGGCGCTGCCCGACAACGAGCTGCCCCTGTCGGAGGACGCGGAGCTGCGGGCGACGGCGGAGGCGACGGGCGTCGGCGACCTGCTGGAAATCGAACGCCTGGCCCGGCGGGCGCCCCGCGCGCACCCCGGCCTGAACGTCACCGTGGTCCGCCCCGCCGTGCTCGTCGGGGGGACGGACACGGCGCTGACCCGCTACTTCGAGTCGCCCCGCCTGCTGGTCGTGGCCGGGTCCCGGCCGGCCTGGCAGTTCTGCCACGTCGAGGATCTGTGCGGCGCTCTGGAGTACGCCGTTCTCGAGAAGGTCGACGGGGAGCTCGCCGTCGGCTGCGACGGGTGGCTGGAGCAGGAGGAGGTCGAGGAGCTCAGCGGGATCCGGCGCATGGAACTGCCGTCGGCGGTGGCGCTGGGCGCGGCGGCCCGTCTGCACCGGATCGGACTGACCCCGTCCCCGGCGGGCGATCTCGCGTACACGATGTACCCGTGGGTGGTGAGCGGGTCGCGGCTGCACGACGCCGGGTGGCGGGCGCAGTGGACCAACGAGGAGGTGCTCGCGGAGCTGCTGGAGGAGGTGGCCGGGCGGCACACGGTCGCCGGTCGGCGGCTCGGGCGCAAGGACGCGACGGCGGCGGGGGCCGCGGGGGCGACGGTCGCGCTGTTGGGCGCGGCGGCGGTGGTGCGCAGGGCGCGCAAGGCACGCAGGGGGCGCTGA
- a CDS encoding molybdenum cofactor biosynthesis protein MoaE: MATTNDHPGERAAEDPVKLIGIRDTALSLDEVFRAVGDDAAGGTALFVGTVRDHDGGADVDTLAYSCHPTAEAEIRRVAEKVVAEFPVRALAAVHRVGDLAVGDLAVVVAVSCPHRGEAFEACRKLIDDLKHEVPIWKHQKFSDGTEEWVGAC; encoded by the coding sequence ATGGCAACCACCAACGACCATCCCGGTGAGCGCGCGGCCGAGGACCCCGTCAAGCTGATCGGCATCAGGGACACGGCCCTCTCCCTCGACGAGGTCTTCCGGGCCGTCGGGGACGACGCCGCCGGGGGGACCGCGCTCTTCGTGGGGACCGTGCGCGATCACGACGGGGGCGCCGACGTCGACACGCTCGCGTACTCCTGCCATCCCACCGCCGAGGCCGAGATCCGGCGCGTCGCGGAGAAGGTCGTCGCCGAGTTCCCGGTGCGGGCGCTCGCGGCCGTGCACCGGGTCGGGGACCTCGCCGTGGGTGATCTCGCGGTGGTCGTCGCCGTGTCGTGTCCGCATCGGGGCGAGGCCTTCGAGGCCTGCCGGAAGCTGATCGACGATCTCAAGCACGAGGTGCCGATCTGGAAGCACCAGAAGTTCTCCGACGGCACCGAGGAGTGGGTCGGCGCCTGCTGA
- a CDS encoding PPA1309 family protein: MSNTPMAANPLTRAVLEIDEYASGLGWDQPARLFALVDTARLRAQEPSLAAQLGLQDEPETTGLTPIEQDEVPTDKPLDEFLATIAWPDAVVGCALTVERLMLPPSAEAQVPQGLSEAKLQKWVAGHPERQEVRMTVAVLRDGTRESALRLREKDAPTEVLTGGNLVPGLAEALSATFED; the protein is encoded by the coding sequence ATGTCCAACACTCCCATGGCAGCGAACCCGCTCACCCGGGCCGTACTCGAGATCGACGAGTACGCCTCCGGCCTCGGCTGGGACCAGCCCGCCCGCCTCTTCGCCCTCGTAGACACCGCACGCCTGCGGGCACAGGAACCCTCGCTCGCCGCCCAGCTCGGCCTTCAGGACGAGCCCGAGACCACGGGTCTCACCCCGATCGAGCAGGACGAAGTGCCAACGGACAAGCCGCTCGACGAGTTCCTGGCCACGATCGCCTGGCCCGACGCGGTGGTCGGCTGCGCCCTGACCGTGGAGCGGCTGATGCTGCCGCCGTCCGCCGAGGCCCAGGTCCCGCAGGGGCTGAGCGAGGCGAAGCTGCAGAAGTGGGTGGCCGGGCACCCCGAGCGCCAGGAGGTCCGGATGACGGTCGCGGTCCTGCGCGACGGCACCCGTGAGTCGGCGCTGCGCCTGCGCGAGAAGGACGCGCCGACGGAGGTCCTCACCGGCGGAAACCTGGTCCCCGGCCTGGCGGAGGCCCTGTCGGCGACCTTCGAGGACTAG
- a CDS encoding UPF0182 family membrane protein: protein MPDRGGGPTGPRMRVGRPSRRVRTLLMTLGVLAVFGMAFTMFAGFWTDWLWYRSVNYSSVFTTTLWTKIGLFSVFGLLMALAVGFNIWLAHRLRPPLSAMSVEQQSLDRYRMGIAPYKRWLLLAVTALVGLIAGASAAGQWRTWLMWVNGVSFGQKDPQFHLDVSFFAFDLPWYRFLLGFGFAATILSLIAAALTHYLYGGLRVTSPGARATAAATGHLSVLLGVFVALKAVAYWLDRYGLAVKSSDFKATDNWTGLRYVDANAYLPAKTILFCIAVICALLFFATLWRRTWQLPVIGFGLMVLSAILIGGLYPAIVQKFQVQPNEQAKEAPYVEKNLKATREAYGIDGAQVTEYSGTSTTKDKTQLRDDVDATASIRVLDPNIVSPTYQQLQQMRKYYAFPTNLDVDRYNVGGADQDTVIGLRELNLAGVDKQNWINNHFRYTHGYGVVAGKGTTADSEGRPVFTESNLPSEGELGTYQQRIYYGEKTTTYSIVGGPQAEIDYSDDNGEKTTSYKGKSGVNLSNPVNRAAYAVAFGEPQILYSGAIGEGSRILYNRTPKERVEAVAPWLTIDGDAYPAVVDGKIQWIVDAYTTTNGYPYASRTTLGDTTADSLTATNDNRAVVAQQNQVNYIRNSVKATVDAYTGEVKLYQWDTEDPVLKTWMKAFPGTVEPKSDISTSLMAHLRYPQDLFKVQRELLTRYHVKDATTFLSGSEVWQVPDDPSNKSGDAVPPYYLSMKMPDQQAQAFSLTTTFTPNGRDNLSAFMAVDSEAGTAGYGKIRILKLPTSTTVDGPKQVQSQFNSEQDIAESIRLLKGGDSDIEYGNLLTVPLDGGLLYVEPVYVRGGGLKYPLLKKVLVTYGGNTAFEDTLDEALNKVFGAESTTPPKDDGDETTTPPSSSNPTVQEALDDAQKAFTAGQEALKKGDWEAYGKAQKDLEAALKRAEDAQDEAAKSGNKASSSPSPSATPSSGAGGGKASGSPSPSSSPSG, encoded by the coding sequence ATGCCGGACCGCGGCGGAGGCCCGACAGGGCCGCGGATGAGAGTGGGCCGCCCGTCCCGGCGTGTCCGGACCCTGCTCATGACGCTGGGCGTCCTTGCCGTCTTCGGCATGGCGTTCACCATGTTCGCGGGATTCTGGACGGACTGGCTCTGGTACCGGTCGGTGAACTACTCGTCCGTGTTCACCACCACCCTCTGGACCAAGATCGGCCTGTTCTCCGTCTTCGGTCTGCTGATGGCGCTCGCGGTCGGTTTCAACATCTGGCTCGCCCACCGGCTGCGGCCCCCGCTGAGCGCGATGTCGGTGGAGCAGCAGAGCCTCGACCGCTACCGCATGGGCATCGCGCCCTACAAGAGGTGGCTGCTGCTCGCCGTCACCGCCCTGGTCGGCCTCATCGCCGGCGCCTCGGCGGCCGGCCAGTGGCGGACCTGGCTGATGTGGGTCAACGGCGTCTCCTTCGGACAGAAGGACCCGCAGTTCCACCTCGACGTGTCGTTCTTCGCCTTCGACCTGCCCTGGTACCGGTTCCTGCTCGGCTTCGGCTTCGCCGCCACGATCCTCTCCCTGATCGCCGCCGCGCTCACCCACTATCTGTACGGCGGGCTGCGCGTCACCAGCCCCGGCGCGCGCGCCACGGCCGCCGCCACCGGACACCTGTCGGTGCTGCTCGGTGTGTTCGTCGCCCTGAAGGCGGTCGCCTACTGGCTCGACCGGTACGGCCTCGCCGTGAAGTCCAGCGACTTCAAGGCCACGGACAACTGGACGGGTCTGCGGTACGTCGACGCCAACGCCTACCTGCCGGCCAAGACGATCCTGTTCTGCATCGCGGTGATCTGCGCGCTGCTGTTCTTCGCCACCCTGTGGCGGCGCACCTGGCAGCTGCCGGTGATCGGCTTCGGTCTGATGGTGCTCTCGGCGATCCTCATCGGCGGGCTGTACCCGGCGATCGTCCAGAAGTTCCAGGTCCAGCCGAACGAACAGGCCAAGGAAGCCCCGTACGTCGAGAAGAACCTCAAGGCGACCCGTGAGGCGTACGGCATCGACGGCGCGCAGGTCACCGAGTACTCGGGGACCAGCACCACCAAGGACAAGACACAGCTGCGCGACGACGTGGACGCCACGGCGAGCATCCGGGTCCTGGACCCGAACATCGTCTCGCCGACGTACCAGCAGCTCCAGCAGATGCGGAAGTACTACGCCTTCCCGACCAACCTGGACGTGGACCGCTACAACGTGGGCGGCGCCGACCAGGACACCGTCATCGGTCTGCGTGAGCTGAACCTCGCGGGCGTGGACAAGCAGAACTGGATCAACAACCACTTCCGCTACACCCACGGCTACGGTGTGGTGGCCGGGAAGGGCACCACCGCCGACTCCGAGGGCCGCCCGGTCTTCACCGAGTCCAACCTGCCCTCCGAGGGTGAACTGGGCACGTACCAGCAGCGGATCTACTACGGCGAGAAGACGACGACGTACTCGATCGTCGGCGGTCCCCAGGCGGAGATCGACTACTCCGACGACAACGGCGAGAAGACCACCAGCTACAAGGGCAAGAGCGGGGTCAACCTCTCCAACCCGGTCAACCGGGCCGCCTACGCGGTGGCGTTCGGCGAGCCGCAGATCCTGTACTCCGGTGCGATCGGCGAGGGCTCGCGGATCCTGTACAACCGCACGCCCAAGGAGCGCGTCGAGGCGGTCGCCCCGTGGCTGACCATCGACGGCGACGCCTACCCGGCCGTCGTCGACGGGAAGATCCAGTGGATCGTCGACGCGTACACCACGACGAACGGCTACCCGTACGCCTCCCGTACGACCCTCGGCGACACCACCGCCGACTCGCTGACCGCGACCAACGACAACCGCGCGGTCGTGGCCCAGCAGAACCAGGTCAACTACATCCGCAACTCGGTGAAGGCGACCGTCGACGCGTACACGGGCGAGGTCAAGCTCTACCAGTGGGACACCGAGGACCCGGTCCTGAAGACCTGGATGAAGGCGTTCCCCGGCACGGTGGAGCCCAAGTCCGACATCTCCACGTCGCTGATGGCCCATCTGCGGTATCCGCAGGACCTGTTCAAGGTCCAGCGCGAGCTGCTCACCCGCTACCACGTGAAGGACGCCACCACGTTCCTCAGCGGCAGCGAGGTCTGGCAGGTGCCGGACGACCCGTCCAACAAGTCGGGTGACGCGGTGCCGCCGTACTACCTGAGCATGAAGATGCCGGACCAGCAGGCGCAGGCGTTCTCGCTCACGACGACCTTCACGCCCAACGGACGCGACAACCTCAGTGCGTTCATGGCGGTGGACTCCGAGGCGGGGACGGCCGGCTACGGCAAGATCAGAATCCTGAAACTGCCGACGAGCACCACCGTCGACGGACCGAAACAGGTGCAGAGCCAGTTCAACTCCGAACAGGACATCGCCGAGTCGATCAGACTCCTCAAGGGCGGTGACTCCGACATCGAGTACGGCAACCTGCTGACGGTGCCCCTCGACGGAGGACTGCTCTACGTCGAGCCGGTCTATGTGCGCGGTGGCGGGCTCAAGTACCCGCTGCTGAAGAAGGTGTTGGTGACCTACGGCGGCAACACCGCCTTCGAGGACACCCTCGACGAGGCCCTCAACAAGGTCTTCGGCGCGGAGAGCACGACCCCGCCGAAGGACGACGGCGACGAGACCACCACACCGCCGTCGTCCTCCAACCCGACGGTCCAGGAGGCGCTGGACGACGCGCAGAAGGCGTTCACCGCCGGCCAGGAAGCCCTGAAGAAGGGTGACTGGGAGGCGTACGGCAAGGCGCAGAAGGACCTCGAGGCCGCTCTGAAGCGGGCCGAGGACGCGCAGGACGAGGCGGCCAAGAGCGGCAACAAGGCGAGCAGCAGCCCGAGTCCGAGCGCGACGCCCAGCAGCGGCGCCGGCGGCGGCAAGGCGAGCGGCAGCCCCAGTCCGAGCAGCAGTCCCAGCGGCTGA
- a CDS encoding IS481 family transposase yields MSHRNARLTVHGRRLLVERVRSGRPVAHVAAEMGISRVTAHKWMRRWQAEGEQGLHDRPSRPLTTPHRTAAAVEARVCRLRQDRKLGPARLGPVLGLPASTVHRILVRHGLNRLAFLDRPTGQVIRRYERDRPGELIHVDVKKLGRIPDGGGHKVLGRQAGRARRSSVGFDYVHSAIDDHSRLAYSEIHRDEKVATCAGFLTRAAAFFHAHGITRIERVLTDNAWAYRKGLAWKQVLIEIGATGKLTRAYRPQTNGKVERFNRTLLDEWAYLRPFTSNDERTAALADFLHTYNYHRCHTALGGQPPITRVNNPAGQYT; encoded by the coding sequence GTGTCCCACCGTAATGCCCGGCTGACCGTTCACGGCAGGCGGCTGCTCGTCGAGCGTGTCCGTTCGGGCCGCCCCGTCGCGCATGTCGCGGCCGAGATGGGCATCTCACGTGTCACGGCCCACAAGTGGATGCGCCGCTGGCAAGCGGAGGGCGAACAGGGGCTGCACGACCGCCCCAGCCGTCCACTGACGACACCCCACCGCACGGCGGCAGCCGTGGAGGCCCGGGTGTGCCGGCTGCGCCAGGACCGCAAACTCGGCCCCGCCCGCCTCGGCCCCGTCCTGGGACTGCCCGCCTCGACCGTGCACCGCATCCTGGTCCGCCACGGCCTGAACCGGCTTGCCTTCCTCGACCGGCCCACCGGCCAGGTCATCCGCCGCTACGAACGCGACCGACCCGGCGAACTCATCCACGTCGACGTCAAGAAACTCGGCCGCATCCCCGACGGCGGCGGCCACAAGGTCCTGGGCCGCCAGGCCGGCCGCGCCCGCCGCAGCAGCGTGGGCTTCGACTACGTCCACTCAGCCATCGACGACCACAGCCGCCTCGCCTACAGCGAGATCCACCGCGACGAGAAAGTCGCCACCTGCGCCGGCTTCCTCACCCGCGCGGCCGCCTTCTTCCACGCCCACGGCATCACCCGCATCGAACGCGTGCTCACCGACAACGCCTGGGCCTACCGCAAGGGCCTGGCCTGGAAGCAGGTGCTCATCGAGATCGGCGCGACCGGCAAGCTGACTCGCGCCTACCGCCCGCAGACCAACGGCAAGGTCGAACGCTTCAACCGCACCCTGCTCGACGAGTGGGCCTACCTGCGGCCTTTCACCAGCAACGACGAACGCACCGCAGCCCTGGCCGACTTCCTCCACACCTACAACTACCATCGCTGCCACACCGCACTCGGAGGCCAGCCACCCATCACCCGAGTCAACAACCCTGCGGGTCAATACACCTAG
- a CDS encoding Fur family transcriptional regulator codes for MSDLLERLRGRGWRMTAQRRVVAEVLDGEHVHLTADEVHARAVAKLPEISRATVYNTLGELVSLGEVLEVATDRRAKRYDPNAHRPHQHLVCARCGAIRDVHPTGNPLADLPDSERFGFAVSDVEVTYRGVCPSCAAA; via the coding sequence ATGAGTGACCTTCTGGAACGGCTGCGTGGACGCGGATGGCGGATGACCGCGCAGCGACGCGTCGTGGCCGAGGTCCTCGACGGCGAACACGTCCATCTGACGGCCGACGAGGTGCACGCCAGGGCGGTCGCCAAGCTGCCCGAGATCTCCCGGGCGACCGTCTACAACACGCTCGGTGAGCTGGTCTCCCTCGGCGAGGTGCTCGAGGTCGCGACCGACCGGCGCGCCAAGCGGTACGACCCCAACGCCCACCGCCCGCACCAGCACCTGGTCTGCGCCCGGTGCGGCGCCATCCGTGACGTCCACCCGACCGGCAACCCGCTGGCCGACCTCCCCGACTCCGAGCGCTTCGGCTTCGCCGTCTCGGACGTCGAGGTGACCTACCGCGGCGTCTGCCCGAGCTGCGCGGCGGCCTAG
- a CDS encoding CBS domain-containing protein — MLVRDAMSTLVLTIGPDHTLRQAAALMSARRVGAALVLDPDAGGMGILTERDILNSVGLGQDPDAERTHAHTTNNVVFAAPTWTLEEAARAMAHGGFRHLIVLDDGEPAGIVSVRDIIRCWAPARQTVPA, encoded by the coding sequence ATGCTCGTCCGAGACGCCATGAGCACGCTGGTCCTCACCATCGGCCCCGACCACACCCTCCGCCAGGCCGCCGCCCTGATGTCCGCCCGCCGCGTCGGCGCCGCCCTCGTCCTCGACCCGGACGCCGGGGGCATGGGCATCCTCACCGAACGGGACATCCTCAACTCCGTGGGCCTGGGCCAGGACCCGGACGCCGAACGCACCCACGCCCACACCACCAACAACGTGGTCTTCGCCGCTCCGACCTGGACCCTGGAGGAGGCGGCCCGGGCCATGGCCCACGGCGGCTTCCGCCATCTGATCGTCCTCGACGACGGCGAACCGGCCGGCATCGTCTCGGTCCGCGACATCATCCGCTGCTGGGCGCCGGCCCGGCAGACCGTGCCCGCCTGA